A single Polyodon spathula isolate WHYD16114869_AA chromosome 6, ASM1765450v1, whole genome shotgun sequence DNA region contains:
- the LOC121317286 gene encoding clathrin heavy chain linker domain-containing protein 1-like isoform X1, producing the protein MSRSSPANSSFNGCAVLPPIISARDKNFLDSVYQFIESEQKTVGCPAKGPDEQLYIIHSVAFDKVIEHATVYKSILTAIKQAYDDCIGAVRKGHKDARFIHGKLKAVAAEPTTLTYSIKRAAQLQEKIEIIKKDSAELDAQIQKIRESRKKQTRSPEEASKKREVNSSARIPGLTFEESLNPEVLTKHLEYLEGKLTEIKQKKNSHYVPLHVKAEVDHKMKQTFEQREELAAENEKLRLRYRQMKLLADAVSSWERSDGNIPLLEFMSPTLKQVSELKVTDAAYYSMDSVGFEEDDPLKIKASELLLEYIERFLELFEGGHYEAAAFHAANSPHGVLRNSKTMKRFKAITEYKGKFPPQLLFFQALMISSNEVKHPPDADMSVEGVLCALKYNCLESVVNWVTQKRLTYSKKLAEVLCEFGESKPEINDTCLALAQLVYTHCAVHREAALCMCKRGMVHGAIDYIYHCKKFNMDDCLYLLKHCHSPQLLQSLTHKYNGRPAALSVGLTVLSLTSANIKSIGFQLLENIYACGKSVLEQTILNDVMCNPEEWNQIAEMCENNEYSHLAKEIINILSAQAGVVELSNCAEDAKLVEHIFM; encoded by the exons ATGTCGAGATCTTCACCCGCAAACTCTTCGTTCAATGGATGTGCCGTTCTTCCTCCTATTATCAGTGCCAGAGACAAGAATTTCTTGGACTCAGTCTATCAATTTATAGAGAGCGAACAAAAAACAGTAGGATGCCCAGCTAAAGGCCCAGATGAGCAACTGTATATCATTCACAGCGTTGCATTTGACAAG GTAATTGAGCATGCTACTGTGTACAAGAGCATTCTCACCGCCATTAAACAGGCATACGATGACTGCATTGGTGCTGTAAGAAAAGGTCACAAAGATGCCAGATTCATTCATGGGAAGTTGAAGGCCGTGGCTGCTGAGCCAACAACTCTCACATACTCTATAAAAAGAGCTGCTCAGCTTCAAGAAAA AATTGAGATCATCAAAAAGGACTCTGCTGAACTTGATGCTCAGATTCAGAAAATCAGGGAATCAAGGAAAAAACAAACCCGGAGCCCAGAAGAAGCATCTAAAAAAAGAGAAGTTAATTCTTCAGCCAGAATTCCAG GCTTGACATTTGAAGAATCTTTAAACCCTGAAGTTTTGACCAAGCATCTTGAGTATCTGGAAGGAAAGCTGACAGAAATTAAGCAAAAAAAGAACAGCCATTATGTCCCATTGCATGTGAAGGCTGAGGTAGAccacaaaatgaaacaaacatttgaacaaagGGAAGAGCTAGCGGCAGAAAATGAAAAGCTGAGACTAAG GTACAGACAAATGAAGTTACTGGCTGATGCAGTTTCCTCCTGGGAAAGATCAGATGGAAATATTCCGTTACTTGAGTTCATGTCGCCGACATTAAAGCAAGTGTCAGAACTCAAAG TCACAGATGCAGCTTACTATAGCATGGATTCAGTGGGATTTGAAGAGGACGATCCCTTGAAGATCAAGGCTTCAGAACTTCTGCTAGAATACATAGAAAG GTTTCTGGAACTTTTTGAAGGCGGTCATTATGAGGCAGCTGCATTCCATGCTGCCAATTCCCCACATGGAGTCCTGAGGAACTCAAAAACCATGAAACGATTCAAAg CGATCACTGAATACAAAGGAAAATTCCCTCCTCAGCTGCTCTTCTTCCAGGCTCTGATGATCTCAAGTAACGAAGTCAAACACCCTCCTGATGCGGACATGTCTGTGGAAGGGGTGCTGTGTGCTTTAAAGTACAACTGTCTGGAGTCTGTTGTTAACTGGGTAACCCAGAAGAG GCTAACCTATTCCAAGAAACTAGCAGAGGTACTTTGTGAATTTGGGGAGAGCAAACCTGAGATAAATGATACGTGCCTTGCTCTAGCGCAACTAGTTTACACgcactgtgctgtacacagggagGCAGCTCTGTGTATGTGCAAGAGGGGTATGGTCCATGGGGCCATAGACTATATCTACCACTGTAAAAAATTCAATATGG ATGACTGCCTTTACCTGCTGAAGCACTGCCACAGTCCTCAACTGCTTCAGTCTCTGACTCACAAGTACAATGGTAGGCCTGCAGCACTGTCAGTGGGGCTCACTGTTTTGTCACTGACCTCAGCAAACATCAAGAGCATTGGGTTTCAGCTACTGGAGAATATCTATGCTTGTGGGAAAA GTGTGCTGGAGCAGACAATCCTTAATGATGTGATGTGTAACCCAGAAGAATGGAATCAGATCGCAGAAATGTGTGAAAACAATGAATACAGCCACTTGGCTAAAGAGATCATCAATATTCTTTCAGCACAGGCTGGAGTGGTAGAACTTTCAAACTGCGCTGAAGATGCCAAACTGGtagaacacatttttatgtaa
- the LOC121317286 gene encoding clathrin heavy chain linker domain-containing protein 1-like isoform X2, whose protein sequence is MSNCISFTALHLTRIEIIKKDSAELDAQIQKIRESRKKQTRSPEEASKKREVNSSARIPGLTFEESLNPEVLTKHLEYLEGKLTEIKQKKNSHYVPLHVKAEVDHKMKQTFEQREELAAENEKLRLRYRQMKLLADAVSSWERSDGNIPLLEFMSPTLKQVSELKVTDAAYYSMDSVGFEEDDPLKIKASELLLEYIERFLELFEGGHYEAAAFHAANSPHGVLRNSKTMKRFKAITEYKGKFPPQLLFFQALMISSNEVKHPPDADMSVEGVLCALKYNCLESVVNWVTQKRLTYSKKLAEVLCEFGESKPEINDTCLALAQLVYTHCAVHREAALCMCKRGMVHGAIDYIYHCKKFNMDDCLYLLKHCHSPQLLQSLTHKYNGRPAALSVGLTVLSLTSANIKSIGFQLLENIYACGKSVLEQTILNDVMCNPEEWNQIAEMCENNEYSHLAKEIINILSAQAGVVELSNCAEDAKLVEHIFM, encoded by the exons ATGAGCAACTGTATATCATTCACAGCGTTGCATTTGACAAG AATTGAGATCATCAAAAAGGACTCTGCTGAACTTGATGCTCAGATTCAGAAAATCAGGGAATCAAGGAAAAAACAAACCCGGAGCCCAGAAGAAGCATCTAAAAAAAGAGAAGTTAATTCTTCAGCCAGAATTCCAG GCTTGACATTTGAAGAATCTTTAAACCCTGAAGTTTTGACCAAGCATCTTGAGTATCTGGAAGGAAAGCTGACAGAAATTAAGCAAAAAAAGAACAGCCATTATGTCCCATTGCATGTGAAGGCTGAGGTAGAccacaaaatgaaacaaacatttgaacaaagGGAAGAGCTAGCGGCAGAAAATGAAAAGCTGAGACTAAG GTACAGACAAATGAAGTTACTGGCTGATGCAGTTTCCTCCTGGGAAAGATCAGATGGAAATATTCCGTTACTTGAGTTCATGTCGCCGACATTAAAGCAAGTGTCAGAACTCAAAG TCACAGATGCAGCTTACTATAGCATGGATTCAGTGGGATTTGAAGAGGACGATCCCTTGAAGATCAAGGCTTCAGAACTTCTGCTAGAATACATAGAAAG GTTTCTGGAACTTTTTGAAGGCGGTCATTATGAGGCAGCTGCATTCCATGCTGCCAATTCCCCACATGGAGTCCTGAGGAACTCAAAAACCATGAAACGATTCAAAg CGATCACTGAATACAAAGGAAAATTCCCTCCTCAGCTGCTCTTCTTCCAGGCTCTGATGATCTCAAGTAACGAAGTCAAACACCCTCCTGATGCGGACATGTCTGTGGAAGGGGTGCTGTGTGCTTTAAAGTACAACTGTCTGGAGTCTGTTGTTAACTGGGTAACCCAGAAGAG GCTAACCTATTCCAAGAAACTAGCAGAGGTACTTTGTGAATTTGGGGAGAGCAAACCTGAGATAAATGATACGTGCCTTGCTCTAGCGCAACTAGTTTACACgcactgtgctgtacacagggagGCAGCTCTGTGTATGTGCAAGAGGGGTATGGTCCATGGGGCCATAGACTATATCTACCACTGTAAAAAATTCAATATGG ATGACTGCCTTTACCTGCTGAAGCACTGCCACAGTCCTCAACTGCTTCAGTCTCTGACTCACAAGTACAATGGTAGGCCTGCAGCACTGTCAGTGGGGCTCACTGTTTTGTCACTGACCTCAGCAAACATCAAGAGCATTGGGTTTCAGCTACTGGAGAATATCTATGCTTGTGGGAAAA GTGTGCTGGAGCAGACAATCCTTAATGATGTGATGTGTAACCCAGAAGAATGGAATCAGATCGCAGAAATGTGTGAAAACAATGAATACAGCCACTTGGCTAAAGAGATCATCAATATTCTTTCAGCACAGGCTGGAGTGGTAGAACTTTCAAACTGCGCTGAAGATGCCAAACTGGtagaacacatttttatgtaa